The proteins below come from a single Candidatus Methanoperedens sp. genomic window:
- a CDS encoding DUF5943 domain-containing protein, whose translation MLKDVKETASWKRSKGEFSVIEVPAVIVSIETFVNLQKDAEKILGIDGAAVLFYEAGKKSGMRWINRFSKEWGLEDKKFIEAVQNFYAELGWGKFNIEESNENEVVVKVENSFIARGYGISEVEVCHFLRGYNAGLVEVLKGKGIDAEEVRCAAKGDDCCEFVMTYVD comes from the coding sequence ATGCTAAAGGATGTCAAAGAAACTGCTTCCTGGAAAAGAAGCAAAGGCGAGTTCTCAGTTATTGAGGTTCCTGCTGTCATAGTGAGCATTGAAACCTTTGTGAATTTGCAGAAGGATGCTGAAAAGATACTGGGCATTGACGGTGCAGCCGTGCTTTTTTATGAAGCAGGTAAGAAATCCGGTATGCGGTGGATCAACCGCTTCAGTAAAGAATGGGGTTTAGAGGACAAAAAATTCATTGAAGCGGTTCAGAACTTCTATGCAGAGCTTGGGTGGGGCAAGTTCAATATCGAAGAAAGCAACGAAAATGAGGTTGTGGTAAAGGTTGAGAACTCGTTTATTGCCAGAGGTTATGGGATTTCAGAGGTTGAAGTCTGTCATTTTTTAAGGGGTTATAATGCAGGTCTGGTAGAGGTGCTGAAAGGTAAGGGTATAGACGCAGAAGAGGTAAGATGTGCTGCAAAAGGGGATGACTGCTGCGAGTTTGTGATGACGTATGTGGACTAA
- a CDS encoding ankyrin repeat domain-containing protein has product MGFLSDLFGKKKSKTDNKSKNENNSNLSLDAELLEAAQSGNLNKVQKLIEKGANIEARDRNEQTPLMLSLYKTNVEVAKYLIQQGAKINVRNDTGITPLMFAAVGLLPEIVQILLSKGADVNAECMNRQTALKKVQYFSTSLGQDPDYIKIVDLLSNKYNSGI; this is encoded by the coding sequence ATGGGCTTCTTAAGTGATTTATTTGGGAAGAAAAAATCAAAAACTGATAATAAATCGAAAAATGAAAATAATAGTAATTTATCATTAGATGCTGAACTTTTAGAGGCAGCTCAAAGTGGAAATCTAAATAAAGTTCAGAAATTAATTGAAAAAGGTGCAAATATTGAAGCAAGAGATAGAAATGAACAAACTCCATTAATGCTATCTTTATATAAAACAAATGTTGAAGTAGCAAAATATCTTATTCAACAAGGAGCTAAAATAAATGTAAGGAACGACACTGGTATAACACCTTTGATGTTTGCAGCTGTTGGACTTTTACCTGAAATAGTCCAAATTCTCTTATCTAAAGGTGCTGATGTAAATGCAGAATGTATGAATAGACAAACCGCATTAAAGAAAGTACAGTATTTTTCAACATCTTTGGGTCAAGATCCTGATTATATAAAAATTGTAGATTTACTATCAAATAAATATAACAGTGGCATATGA
- a CDS encoding flavodoxin family protein, translated as MILPPDPKKCEGIKVLGISGSSRQRAGISKSEKVLLKALDIAKGFGAVTNFIRLQDLKIYYCEGNYSTNPGFCTYPCQSSMKYEDDQMQIVYDAILDTDVMILATPIRWNNHSALMQTFIERMNCIENSDVWFGNRLINKKVAGLVIIGHVDGVQHVAGNLMNFLNWLGFHMPQDMIASWVGPNDEDTTKDWEEIQTNPYTQEDLVNMVYSVLRLAYNIKDSDQGNP; from the coding sequence TTGATCCTGCCTCCTGATCCTAAGAAATGTGAGGGAATAAAAGTCCTGGGGATATCTGGTTCTTCCAGACAAAGAGCGGGGATAAGCAAATCAGAAAAAGTCTTATTAAAAGCACTCGATATTGCAAAAGGCTTTGGGGCAGTAACCAATTTCATCCGTTTGCAGGATCTGAAAATCTATTATTGCGAGGGCAATTATTCAACGAATCCTGGTTTTTGCACCTATCCATGCCAGAGTTCGATGAAATATGAAGATGATCAGATGCAAATAGTCTATGATGCCATTCTGGACACAGATGTAATGATCTTGGCTACCCCGATACGATGGAATAATCACTCTGCGCTCATGCAGACATTTATCGAGAGGATGAACTGTATCGAGAACTCGGATGTATGGTTCGGAAATCGATTGATCAATAAGAAAGTGGCCGGATTGGTAATAATCGGCCACGTGGATGGGGTACAGCATGTGGCAGGGAATCTCATGAATTTTCTCAACTGGCTGGGCTTCCATATGCCGCAGGATATGATCGCTTCATGGGTCGGCCCGAATGATGAGGATACAACCAAGGATTGGGAAGAGATCCAGACTAATCCATATACGCAGGAGGATCTTGTAAATATGGTCTATAGTGTTCTCAGGCTTGCGTATAACATAAAAGATAGCGACCAGGGAAATCCCTAA
- the polX gene encoding DNA polymerase/3'-5' exonuclease PolX, whose protein sequence is MRNAEVAQLLYNISELLEIKGEITFKIRAYAKAARAIEGLTEDIEKIAQEKRLKEIPGVGESIAEKIEEYLSAGKLEFYEELKKQVPKELHELLKIPGIGPKTLQFLHRELGIKSVEELERAAREHRLRRLSHFGETKEENIIKAIERYRQRSTRIPLGTALPLVKEIVETLRKSKFIENIEPAGSLRRRKETVGDIDILATSKDAEAAIEAFVGLPHVKDILGKGLTKATIVTRDAIQADLRIVEAKSFGTSLQYFTGSKEHNIKLRDMARQKGFKLSEYDLEEISTGRKIYCKSDDEVYLRLGLAPIPPEIREDTGEIEAALEGRLPRLVEQKDILGDFHVHTNWSEGANTLEEMAEAARKLGYEYIAVTDHSRAVGLTRGLDEERMLAQIDEIRKLNDKLSDFHVFSGIEVDIKADASLDLPDSVLKKIDVVVAALHTAQRQTRREITGRLITAMENGNVDIIAHPTGRIIGEREAYDVDIEALLDAAAGTNTALEINAYPSRLDLSDSNARKAKNKGVMLTIGTDAHNSGHLGLMEFGVNVARRGWLEKEDVMNTRSAKDVRFKD, encoded by the coding sequence ATGAGAAACGCTGAAGTGGCGCAGCTTCTATACAACATAAGCGAGCTTCTGGAAATAAAAGGGGAGATTACATTCAAGATAAGAGCGTATGCAAAAGCTGCCCGCGCCATTGAAGGTTTGACGGAAGACATAGAAAAAATAGCGCAAGAGAAGCGATTGAAAGAAATTCCGGGCGTGGGAGAATCCATTGCCGAAAAAATAGAGGAATATTTGTCCGCAGGAAAACTCGAATTCTATGAAGAGCTAAAAAAACAGGTACCAAAAGAGCTTCATGAGCTTCTAAAAATCCCTGGCATAGGTCCCAAGACATTGCAGTTCCTTCACAGGGAGCTTGGAATAAAAAGCGTGGAAGAACTTGAGAGAGCAGCAAGGGAGCACAGATTGAGGAGGCTTTCGCACTTCGGGGAAACAAAGGAAGAGAATATCATAAAAGCTATTGAAAGATACAGGCAGAGAAGCACGAGGATTCCTCTGGGCACTGCGCTTCCTCTGGTTAAGGAAATAGTAGAGACGCTTCGTAAATCCAAGTTTATAGAAAATATAGAGCCAGCGGGCAGCCTGCGCAGGAGAAAGGAGACCGTTGGCGATATTGACATTCTGGCAACTTCAAAGGATGCGGAGGCAGCCATTGAAGCATTTGTGGGGCTTCCGCATGTGAAAGATATACTTGGAAAAGGCTTGACAAAGGCTACCATTGTTACAAGGGATGCGATACAGGCAGATCTTAGAATCGTGGAGGCTAAATCCTTCGGTACGTCTTTGCAGTACTTCACGGGCTCCAAAGAACATAATATAAAGCTGCGGGATATGGCAAGGCAGAAGGGATTCAAGCTGTCAGAGTATGATCTTGAGGAGATTTCCACGGGCAGGAAGATATACTGCAAAAGCGATGATGAAGTCTATCTCAGGCTTGGGCTTGCGCCAATTCCCCCGGAAATAAGGGAAGATACAGGGGAGATAGAGGCTGCCCTTGAGGGAAGACTGCCCAGACTGGTGGAGCAGAAGGACATATTGGGAGATTTCCATGTGCACACAAACTGGAGCGAGGGGGCAAATACACTTGAGGAGATGGCAGAGGCTGCAAGAAAGCTGGGTTATGAGTATATTGCAGTGACAGACCACTCAAGGGCTGTAGGTCTCACGCGCGGCCTGGATGAGGAAAGGATGCTTGCCCAGATAGATGAAATCCGTAAACTGAACGATAAGCTTTCGGATTTCCATGTGTTCTCAGGTATCGAGGTCGATATAAAAGCCGACGCAAGCCTTGATTTACCGGACAGCGTACTGAAAAAGATCGATGTTGTGGTTGCCGCACTGCATACAGCACAGAGGCAGACAAGAAGGGAAATCACAGGAAGGCTGATAACAGCCATGGAAAACGGGAATGTGGATATAATCGCCCATCCCACAGGCAGGATAATCGGAGAGCGTGAGGCATACGATGTGGATATTGAAGCACTGCTGGATGCTGCAGCCGGTACCAATACGGCTCTTGAGATTAACGCCTACCCGAGCAGGCTGGATTTGAGCGATTCTAATGCAAGAAAGGCGAAAAATAAAGGAGTTATGTTAACGATCGGCACGGATGCCCACAACTCAGGGCATCTTGGATTGATGGAGTTCGGGGTGAATGTGGCAAGGCGCGGCTGGCTTGAGAAAGAGGATGTGATGAATACAAGGAGTGCGAAGGATGTGAGGTTTAAGGATTAA
- a CDS encoding TRAM domain-containing protein has translation MLEQDRNSPVSAGAVHDVTIDGIAREGDGIAHIQGLVIFVPGTKVGDQVTIKIERVMRKFAIAALAQKN, from the coding sequence TTGTTAGAACAAGATAGAAATTCTCCTGTCTCAGCAGGCGCTGTCCACGATGTTACGATTGATGGCATTGCAAGGGAAGGAGATGGTATAGCACATATACAGGGTTTAGTGATTTTTGTGCCAGGCACGAAGGTCGGAGACCAGGTAACGATAAAGATTGAGCGGGTCATGCGAAAATTTGCAATTGCAGCACTTGCGCAAAAGAACTAG
- a CDS encoding inositol-3-phosphate synthase — protein sequence MANIRIAIAGIGNCASSLIQGLEYYKNVKNSDDLVPGLMHNSLGGYLIPDIKPVAAFDVDKRKVGTDLSRAIFSEPNCTKKFQDVSEMDVEVMKGRVLDGVAPHMKDYFRVDEKQKPVDVASVLKGRKADILINYLPVGSDEAVKWYASQALEAGCAFINCIPVFIASDKQWADKFKKAKLPIIGDDIKSLVGATIVHRALTQMIVDRGAKIDSTYQLNIGGNTDFRNMTDQSRLKSKKISKTESIASQIPYDAYVYAGPNGCIDCLNDNKICHLKIDFRLFGDVPAYIDLKLSVEDSPNSAGVVVDAIRVAKIALDRKIGGPLLPASAYFMKHPPEQMRDSEARAQLEEFIRG from the coding sequence ATGGCTAACATTCGCATCGCAATCGCAGGTATAGGTAATTGTGCTTCATCGTTGATTCAAGGGCTTGAATACTATAAGAATGTGAAAAACTCCGATGATCTTGTGCCAGGATTGATGCACAACTCTCTTGGCGGTTATCTCATCCCGGACATAAAGCCCGTGGCTGCATTTGATGTTGATAAGAGAAAGGTGGGAACGGATTTATCCAGGGCTATTTTTTCCGAGCCCAACTGCACCAAAAAGTTCCAAGACGTATCCGAGATGGATGTAGAGGTGATGAAGGGCAGGGTGCTTGATGGCGTTGCGCCCCACATGAAGGATTATTTCAGGGTGGATGAAAAACAGAAACCTGTGGATGTGGCATCGGTATTGAAGGGCCGAAAAGCCGACATACTGATAAATTATCTTCCAGTCGGCTCTGATGAGGCGGTTAAGTGGTATGCTTCGCAGGCTCTGGAAGCAGGATGCGCGTTCATAAACTGCATCCCAGTATTTATTGCATCAGATAAGCAGTGGGCTGACAAATTCAAAAAAGCAAAACTCCCTATAATCGGGGACGATATAAAAAGCCTTGTCGGCGCCACGATTGTGCACCGCGCCCTGACGCAGATGATTGTGGACAGGGGGGCGAAAATCGACAGCACATACCAGTTGAACATCGGAGGCAATACGGATTTCAGGAATATGACCGACCAGTCAAGGCTGAAGTCCAAAAAAATTTCAAAAACAGAGTCTATTGCTTCTCAGATACCATACGATGCATATGTTTATGCAGGCCCCAACGGCTGCATCGACTGCCTGAACGACAACAAGATATGCCACCTCAAGATTGATTTCAGGCTTTTTGGCGATGTCCCGGCATATATTGATTTGAAACTCTCGGTAGAGGATAGCCCCAACAGCGCAGGCGTGGTGGTGGATGCCATACGCGTGGCGAAGATAGCTCTTGATAGGAAAATCGGAGGACCTCTATTGCCAGCTTCGGCTTATTTCATGAAGCATCCCCCGGAGCAGATGCGCGACAGTGAGGCGCGGGCGCAGCTTGAGGAGTTTATCAGGGGATAG
- a CDS encoding CDP-alcohol phosphatidyltransferase family protein, with protein MLEEIREFIRNALRPLAKNITEINPNTLTIFGLLLSLVSAILFAKREIFMAGAFLLAGGFFDVLDGLVARENNRITRFGGFLDSVSDRFADAAVIIGAMYGGLAAFSPFPDWFIGVLAIVGSLMVSYTRARAEAAGADASVGVGERAVRMLIMVIGAFIAEVNWAILLVAVLSFITVFQRIAYVRKVLK; from the coding sequence ATGCTTGAAGAGATAAGGGAATTTATCAGGAATGCATTAAGACCCCTGGCAAAAAACATTACTGAAATAAATCCAAACACCTTAACTATTTTCGGACTCCTGTTAAGTCTTGTCTCTGCAATTCTTTTTGCAAAGCGGGAGATTTTCATGGCAGGGGCTTTCCTTCTTGCCGGCGGCTTTTTTGATGTTCTTGATGGTCTTGTTGCCCGCGAAAACAACAGGATAACACGATTCGGGGGCTTTCTGGATTCGGTCAGCGACAGGTTTGCAGATGCCGCTGTCATAATCGGCGCAATGTACGGCGGCTTGGCTGCTTTTTCCCCTTTTCCTGACTGGTTTATCGGTGTGCTTGCGATTGTGGGCTCTCTGATGGTGAGCTACACGAGAGCAAGGGCTGAAGCGGCAGGTGCAGATGCATCGGTGGGTGTCGGGGAGCGCGCGGTAAGGATGCTCATTATGGTTATCGGTGCTTTTATTGCCGAGGTTAACTGGGCGATATTACTGGTAGCGGTTCTTTCCTTCATTACAGTGTTCCAGAGAATTGCATATGTCAGAAAAGTACTTAAATAA
- a CDS encoding DUF2769 domain-containing protein codes for MPKDMTFELNMEAMGKMSPDEIKAKVSELTKMCVCGKCPSYKGTGETRLLFCATGKSALIRKEKGCMCPACPVTEKLGLRWLYYCMKGSGKEQAGL; via the coding sequence ATGCCAAAGGATATGACTTTTGAACTTAACATGGAGGCAATGGGCAAAATGTCTCCCGATGAGATAAAGGCCAAGGTATCAGAACTGACTAAAATGTGTGTATGCGGGAAATGTCCAAGTTATAAGGGCACGGGAGAAACAAGATTATTGTTCTGTGCAACAGGGAAAAGTGCATTAATCCGAAAGGAGAAAGGCTGCATGTGCCCGGCCTGTCCGGTCACAGAGAAATTGGGTCTCAGATGGTTATACTATTGTATGAAGGGATCAGGCAAAGAGCAGGCTGGCCTGTAA